The DNA region GGCCTGCCTTAAATACAAGGGTGAAGGTAATGCAGGAAATGACAAAAAACTATAGTCCCTCCAGTGAACAGTAGTCCATGGTGCCTATACCAATCTCGGAGGTTATCGGCGTAGGCGCGGTGTTCGGCTAGCTTTAGTGGATGATATCTGTACTCTTGCACTCTTGCGTTACAAGCCAGTCGAGGTAGATATACGAGGTACCCTTCGTCGCCGCCGCTTACACCGATTGTACAGCGCGTCCTATGCGTAGCAAGTAGTCAGTAATCTCCATCATAGATCACCCATGTAGGGCACCGAAGATGCTTACCAGATCTAGGTCCTGGTCGGTTTCGATGTTGTAGATATTATGACGCATCTCGACCTTGAATCGAGCATCGTCACCGAGAATACTTCTGAGCTCACGGAAAAGCTGGTGAGGTGTGGCGTGGTGGGTGTGGAACTCGGAGTTGATCGGCGTCATAGCAGCACAGTGACAGTTGTGACTGATAGAGCAGCACCAAGTGATTGTAGCGTTTAGGATAGTGGAACGCAAGGGGGGCTGAGTTGGATCTTTAAGTCGAGGGGGGGGGGTTGATTGCTGTATTTATTCCGCGTCATCGGTAGGCCTCGAGCTATCGTGGCGGGAACTGGTTGGTTAACTCCGAGAAGAGAGTCTGCAGATGCAACGTAAGTCCGCCTCGCCATGAATGACAATTACGCTCGCGGGCACCCACTACTCAGCTCTGGACTCCTGACAAGTAACAAGCCCACACATGAACACCGAGCATGCCGCATCAATATTGAGGAGGGGGGGTGAAAAAGGCTAGGCACAAACGGAAATAGACCAATGCAGACAAGTTTGTGACCTGCCAATGCTCGCCTGTGTCGGCCTCGACCGGCGACTTCGCCGAATATGAAAGCAGGAGCCTTGCCGCCTCGTAATCCTAAATTCAGGCGGGGGCTTAGCTATTCCTTGGTGCGCTGAGACTTGCAGAATAAGTGGCTGTGAAGCTGCAGTGCTACGCGCCGAGGCAGTTGCCTCGGGCGTAGGGACACACCACCTCCCTCGGTGCTACCGTCAATCTCTTTCAGCCACCAGCGAGTAACGATTCGCAATTATGGCTTGCATGCGAGACATATTTGACCACTAGGTATCTCTGTTGGGTGTGTAGCTGATGAACCGGTTCAGAGCCTTGTGGCCCTTGCAGTCGGGTTTCCAGGCACCCTGCCGACCGGTGTCCACACACACCGGATCCATAGCCAGGAGGCAGAGCCGACAAGTTGAACCAGGCTTTCAGCCAGGCTCAATCTTCATCGCCAGCTTGCAGCAAGGCCGTTGCCTAGCGCTTGTGTAAGGGGTGTTGAGAAGGTCGTCATAAGACAATATACAACCCCCAGCCCCTCTTACTACTTGTACCATAACGGTCACATAATCTTTACTCTTACACACCATTCTCGTGTCCAACGTTACACTTGAAAATTCACTTCCTCGCGCGGTTAGCACTGTTTAGGGTTGTTCCACAAGGTATTCACCATCCCACATATCTCCCGAATTTGGCTGAGCTGACTCGTGTCTAGGGGTATCCAACCTAGATAATACTGGTCAATCCGATGTCGAAAGATACTCCAGGTAGGCCGAAGCGCAGTGTCCCattcaacaacatcaacgacatcaacaaggccaaacCTGCTACTGGCGGAAACCTTTCACAATCTCCCACACCATCAACAAACCCCATTGAGGCACTGGGGCAAGATCTTCGCGACTTCATGATCCGTAGTAGCGAGAAAGGTCGTGATTATGACTTCTTACCTCGGGATGCGCTGGAAAGACTCCTTAGTGCGGAGAGAACTACCGAGGTGCTTGCAAGGGCTCTCGCTCTCGGCTCTCAATCCCAGACAGAAGCAATCAACATGCACAACTCGGCACACAAGGTGAACACAAGCGACCTTTCCAAAAGAATGGAACTTGTCGCCATCTTGATCCTCATCGGAAAGCTCGAAACAATCCTAGACTTCATAGCAGAAGGTATTGATGACAATAACCTTCCCTTTGAGCTAGAGCGAGGTGCCGCGCAAAGGAGGACATTGCACAAGAGGGACTCGAATGGCCAATTGAAGTCGGTCAATCTATCCTCATCATGGGATaacaaagaccttgaggCCTTCGAGGCCCAGCAATGGAAGATTCATGTTCCTGTCTTCAGCGAGGTCGGGAACAGCGCAGGGACACCTCCGCATTGGGATCTTGGTACAAGAACCGTCCTGCCTTACCGATCTAGCACTTCTATCGGGAGAGGTGGGTTCAGCGCTGTTAGCAGAGTTGAGCTACACCCCGGCCACTATAACGGCGTCAAAGTAGGTTCTTCTCCGACTACCGATCTCTGTACCGACTCAATCTAACCGGGCCCGGCGACTACTAGGACATGGCCAAGTGCTATGCCGTGAAGACCTTGGTCGACCCAACTGAAGACGCGTTTCGGGAGGAGGTTTCCAGCCTTCGGAGGTTCAGCCACAAAGAGCATCCCCACCTTATCAAGCTTCTTTGGACCTTCTCACGAGGCCCAGACTATCATCTCGTGTTTCCTTGTGCGAAGGGAAACTTGATGGACTTTTGGAAGGAAAATGCACAACCCCATGCTAGAAACCACGACCACGGCACAGCCCTGTGGGTTGCGAGGCAGTGCCTCGGAATCGCTGAGGGTCTCTGCATGATCCACCAAGACACCCGCCGCGCATCATCGGGAGGGACAAACAAACGCCATGGCCGGCATGGCGATCTCAAGCCAGAGAACATTCTATGGTTTGACAGCGATGACAACCAGAGAAAGGGCTATAAGCACGGAGTATTGACGATATCGGATTTTGGCCTCGCCGACTTTCATGACACGAATTCCAAATCTGGCATCAATCCTCGTCTGAACAACGTGGGAGTGTCACCAACGTATCGAGCTCCAGAGTACGATGTGCATGAGAAGATTGCGCAGAACTACGACATCTGGTCTCTGGCTTGCGTTCTTCTTGAGTTTCTCATATGGTATCTGAAGGGCTGGGACGAGGTCCAGAAGTTCTCGAAAGCAAGGACAGCGGAACACAATAATCCATTTTTTCCCGAGGACACATTCTTCAACTATTTACAAATAGGTGGTGGAAGAAATGGGCCCCCACAACCGGCCGCGGAGGCAAAGCGGTCCGTTTACAAGGTGAGTAGCAgtcgtcggccttgaggcTCGCTGTTCATGCACTGACGAATCTCCTAGGCGTTCCGAGACCTTTACGAAGATGAAAGCGCGTCCGACTTTTCAAATGACTTGGTGGAActtgtcgagaagaagctacTCCGGCTTAACCCGAAGGACAGAGCGAGTTGTACTGAAATTTACGACGCCTTCAAAAAGATCTACGACGACTGCGAAGCAGACAGTAACTATTGCCTTCAGATGCTCAAGAAGCCTCCCGGACGGAAGGAGACCAGTCTGTCTGTGTTGGGGCCTGTAGCGGTTGACATACCAAAGGAGGGAGAGTCATCTCTTCCCGGGCACAGCATGTCATCCGACTACACTTCACCCGGATTTTCACTGGCCCGGCGTACCTCTGTTCCAGCAATTCAAGGAAAGCCAAATACAGCAGCAGTATATCATTCTCCACCCGGAGTCCATGCGCCAGGTTCCCTCCCCAATTCGCAACCCATCCCGAAGCGTGGTTTTCATGGCGCAGGTGATTACGTGGCCCCTGCAACTTGGACAAAATCTATATCAGACTCACCCGAGGACTTGGGAAGAAAGCTCCAGGCAGGCTCAAGTCAACAGCAAGCGCCAGGCCAAAAGACAAGCGGCTTCCGTACCCCTCGCATGTCCAGTGACTCGGCGGATGGAGATCACAGTGTCAGTGATCTGAGTCTTGGGAGCAGggacgaagatgagagaAGCCAACTATCAGAGCGTGAGAATCTCATTAATCCAAGTCACGAGCGTGATTGGCTTGAAGAGGATACAAACAGTAAAACGGATGTTTTGCAGCGAAGAGGTGGAAAAGTGGCAAGGGTTTTAAGACAAGTTTATGACGGACtttggatgatgatgaattgCAACATGTAGGGTTAGATGTCTAAATGAGTATAGAGCACCTTTTTATCTCTAGTAGAGATttcacatcatcatcgtagGGCTGAGCCAGTGTGGATATGCTGCCCTAAATAGATACCTCATCTCTAAATCCCTAATCGGCATTTTTACTTGAGAAGCATAAGCTGCCCAATGTGCTGGTCCTCTTCGTCCTTGGGGAGCTCTTGAATCGCTTCTCCATTCATCAAACCATGGCAATACGCCTCCCTAGATACACCCGTTAGCTTTGCTTGATACCGGACGGATACAACTGAGCATATAATTAAACTTACCCGATGAACTCGAAACCTTCATCATGGTTCTCACTCTTCGGCCTTAGCACGCAAGGCCACCTAAGACCAACAACAGCCACAATCAGATCCCCTTCCAACATTTCGTGATGACCTAGTCCCATGTGGCCGCTGTCAGTGACAAAGAATCTTCGCTCACAGTAAGCGTCCATGACTTCTTGAATCCAGCTCAAGTCGAACCCGAGCTTGTAGAATGTTTGTAATATTTCGTTGCGGGCAGCATCCTGTTCCGGCGTCTCCCTTGACATTTGCGTCACGTCGTAAAAGCTCATGTACTTTTCCGTGTACGTCTCCGTTGTGATGTTCTTGCGCTGCAACGTCTTGGTCAATGGGAGACCACCAATGAGCGTAAGGCCGAATGCTGTTTCGACTTCCTCTCCAGTTGGATATGACTTGAGCCGGTCCATACAATCGTTGTACACCTCTCGAAGTCGACTGTTTTGGAAAAGCTCTCCGAAATGGCGGTACTGGCTTCTGTATGTGACGCGGCCTATGATTTTCCCCTGAACCGCCAGAGTTAGGGGTTCCTCTGTGGGAATAAAGGTGTGTTTGCCCTTGTCACCCTCGGTTGCCTTGAACGGTTGACCGATTCCCCAAGTACAGCCATAACCAGTCTCATTTCTCCAATCGGGGACCCAGCTTGGCCATCCTGGTACTTCACTCCGCTGTCGGGCAGACCATATGGTGTCCAGACCATCCATGAACTCTGACTTGATGATCTCCTCGGTTGCCTGGGCATAAACCTCTTCGACAGAGAGTGAGTAGTCAATGCGCACGCCCTTGTCGCCCCAGAAGCGGCGATCCTCTTCACTAATACCAACTAGGGCAAATACTTTGTCTCGAGGATCCGTGGCTTGACGAGGTCGCAGACGTTCAAGAAGATCCCGTAACGCCCATTTGCATGTAGGCCGCGTCTTCTGGCCAAAGAGCTGAGGCATGTATTCACTGCCCGATTTGGAACGCCATGGGATTGCAACCATCTGGGTGACGAGGCACATGCCATCCACCTTGCGGCTGTTCCTATCGTGgatggctttggctttgtGGCAGAACCACCTAGCTGCTGCGCTGAGGTGCTCCCAAGGAAGGCTGTACGGTCCACAGACGACAATGGCTTTGCGAGCTTGGATGATTTCTTGTACAGTCCACATGCGTTGGAACCAGGGTCGGTCAAAGAATTCAGAAAAGGCGTCCCATGAGGTCTCATCGTCGAAAGGGATGCCCAACTCGAGAGACTGTTCTTGGGTGAACTTCTCCACTCGCTCAAGCTTTGTCTTCTCGTGCTCTCCGTCGTCGGCGTATGCGTCCCATCGAAACATGTCTGTAGCCTTGGGGAGGGCAATGTCGCCCACTTTTTTGACAAAGTCAAAGGCCAAAGGAGTGGACGCAATAGCTGGTCCCAGCCATGCAAGGACTGTTTCGGCCTCTGCGTAAAGTGAGTATGGTGTGCTCAGTGCGGAGGCGTGGTGTTGGACTTACTGTCATAAATCATGTTCATTTTGGAGACTTGCTCCGCCTTTTCTTCCAAGTCATCTTGATTGATGCATATTTGATCAATCCACAAGGCCTTGTGGGGGCtgaacttgatgatctcGCCAAGCGCCTCATACAACGAGGGAGTGATGCTGAGAACTCCTTCATCGCACGGTAATTTGACCAGATTGCTAGGATCTCCCCAGCAATACGAAAGCGCCGTGTATTTGATAGGGTCCTCGGGGTTCAGCTCGACATGCTCAAGGCTCGCCTCGAGTGGACCGTCTTGGACAGGCTGAGTGACGGTGACGAGGCGGATCTGGGACGTAGTCACCGGTTTGTAAGTGTAAGAAGTCATGGCTGGGAAGTGCCAAGAAAGATTTCACGTGTATATAATTTGCGAGAACTTTTTGCACTTTTGCTTCTCTTTATTCTTTATGAGTGGGTGCCTAATGAGGCCTCTAGGGCCTCTCATTTGGCCCCCACTGTGGCGGAGTGTCTGACTGCAGCGCACAGCCGCCTCATGGACAGGATCTTCGGTATAGCCTCACTTGCCACGGGCCTAGTCTCCATCGCATGAAGTTCACGGCATTCAATGGTGTCATTAAGACGTATCAGAATATGTTGACTTGCGGGACTGCATGAAGATGGCCCTACTCAGCCCTCACTGTCTAGCATGCCCAGGACATCTAGAACGCTCTGCCAAATCATGTAACCCTCTTCCCAAGGAGCAGCATGTCTGCCTTGGCAGCGGTGGCCTCTGACCACTTTGATTCCTTGGACTTCCTTCAAATGCCGCTCCATCTTGTCTGCTTGGGCGATCGGCACCAGTTGATCCTCGGGACtttgatcaaggagaacgagACGGGCAaccctctcttcctcatcccTTTTATTCAGCGTCTTGACATCGAACCTTGCCGGACTTGCCGCTGGCCATGTAGTTTGGTCCTCTCCAAAAGCCTGTACTAGTAGAATCTTGTAGACTTCCTGAAGATGTTGGTGCGAGTCGCCCAGACCACTGACAAGATCTGGGATGTCGTATAGACCGTTCAAGCCAAGTACGGCCGCAGGACGTGGGAGCGGAGGTATGTCTTCGAACTCGGGACCCCAGTGTTGCGCGTCAAACAAAGCCGCCTGGAATGCAAGGCAAGCACCAGCGCTATGGCCCGATAAAATGTACGAGTCATCTTCCAGTCCGAGTGAGCAAAGTAGAGTGAAAGCTTGAAGAACATCCCTGATGTGTCCCGGATGCCTTGCGCCGCGAGACGCATCTAGTTAATACCCCTTCTTAGGATCATAAGGCAAAGTGGGATGCGTAGGAAACGGGGAGAGGGTATAGCTGATGGAGACAATTGCTGAGATAGGCACATCCGAATCGTCAGATGAAAACGCATGAGCCACTGCTGCTTCGATGGATGAGGAGTCCAGGAAAGGATCTCTCCAGGCGCCGCCATGAATATGGACGAGCCATTGGGGACCCTTGGAAGCGGAAGATATGGAAGGGAGAGTCGTGATGGCTTCGCCAATGCCGACTAAGGACTTGATAAAGCGTGGAGCATAGATGGTGACGTTTTGGAAGCGGTTTGGATTTGAGGTATACGGGATGTTCTTGGCAACATAGACAGAAACAGGAttgagaagatgagggcTGGAAACTTCAGCAAGCTGCCACTTTGCGTCCTCGTTATTGATATTCATGGTAGTCGACATGATGAATCTTGCTGGCTTGTGGAGAAACAATATCTGCAGTGGTCATGCGCCCTCTCCTCTATTTATGTACTCAAAGGCTGTTAGGGTTGCAATATCTAGCATATCGACTGTAACCTTCGATTTTT from Fusarium keratoplasticum isolate Fu6.1 chromosome 12, whole genome shotgun sequence includes:
- a CDS encoding Kynurenine formamidase yields the protein MSTTMNINNEDAKWQLAEVSSPHLLNPVSVYVAKNIPYTSNPNRFQNVTIYAPRFIKSLVGIGEAITTLPSISSASKGPQWLVHIHGGAWRDPFLDSSSIEAAVAHAFSSDDSDVPISAIVSISYTLSPFPTHPTLPYDPKKGDVLQAFTLLCSLGLEDDSYILSGHSAGACLAFQAALFDAQHWGPEFEDIPPLPRPAAVLGLNGLYDIPDLVSGLGDSHQHLQEVYKILLVQAFGEDQTTWPAASPARFDVKTLNKRDEEERVARLVLLDQSPEDQLVPIAQADKMERHLKEVQGIKVVRGHRCQGRHAAPWEEGYMIWQSVLDVLGMLDSEG
- a CDS encoding HET domain-containing protein, with the translated sequence MTSYTYKPVTTSQIRLVTVTQPVQDGPLEASLEHVELNPEDPIKYTALSYCWGDPSNLVKLPCDEGVLSITPSLYEALGEIIKFSPHKALWIDQICINQDDLEEKAEQVSKMNMIYDKAETVLAWLGPAIASTPLAFDFVKKVGDIALPKATDMFRWDAYADDGEHEKTKLERVEKFTQEQSLELGIPFDDETSWDAFSEFFDRPWFQRMWTVQEIIQARKAIVVCGPYSLPWEHLSAAARWFCHKAKAIHDRNSRKVDGMCLVTQMVAIPWRSKSGSEYMPQLFGQKTRPTCKWALRDLLERLRPRQATDPRDKVFALVGISEEDRRFWGDKGVRIDYSLSVEEVYAQATEEIIKSEFMDGLDTIWSARQRSEVPGWPSWVPDWRNETGYGCTWGIGQPFKATEGDKGKHTFIPTEEPLTLAVQGKIIGRVTYRSQYRHFGELFQNSRLREVYNDCMDRLKSYPTGEEVETAFGLTLIGGLPLTKTLQRKNITTETYTEKYMSFYDVTQMSRETPEQDAARNEILQTFYKLGFDLSWIQEVMDAYCERRFFVTDSGHMGLGHHEMLEGDLIVAVVGLRWPCVLRPKSENHDEGFEFIGEAYCHGLMNGEAIQELPKDEEDQHIGQLMLLK
- a CDS encoding Protein kinase domain-containing protein, with the translated sequence MSKDTPGRPKRSVPFNNINDINKAKPATGGNLSQSPTPSTNPIEALGQDLRDFMIRSSEKGRDYDFLPRDALERLLSAERTTEVLARALALGSQSQTEAINMHNSAHKVNTSDLSKRMELVAILILIGKLETILDFIAEGIDDNNLPFELERGAAQRRTLHKRDSNGQLKSVNLSSSWDNKDLEAFEAQQWKIHVPVFSEVGNSAGTPPHWDLGTRTVLPYRSSTSIGRGGFSAVSRVELHPGHYNGVKDMAKCYAVKTLVDPTEDAFREEVSSLRRFSHKEHPHLIKLLWTFSRGPDYHLVFPCAKGNLMDFWKENAQPHARNHDHGTALWVARQCLGIAEGLCMIHQDTRRASSGGTNKRHGRHGDLKPENILWFDSDDNQRKGYKHGVLTISDFGLADFHDTNSKSGINPRLNNVGVSPTYRAPEYDVHEKIAQNYDIWSLACVLLEFLIWYLKGWDEVQKFSKARTAEHNNPFFPEDTFFNYLQIGGGRNGPPQPAAEAKRSVYKAFRDLYEDESASDFSNDLVELVEKKLLRLNPKDRASCTEIYDAFKKIYDDCEADSNYCLQMLKKPPGRKETSLSVLGPVAVDIPKEGESSLPGHSMSSDYTSPGFSLARRTSVPAIQGKPNTAAVYHSPPGVHAPGSLPNSQPIPKRGFHGAGDYVAPATWTKSISDSPEDLGRKLQAGSSQQQAPGQKTSGFRTPRMSSDSADGDHSVSDLSLGSRDEDERSQLSERENLINPSHERDWLEEDTNSKTDVLQRRGGKVARVLRQVYDGLWMMMNCNM